In Geminocystis sp. NIES-3709, a single genomic region encodes these proteins:
- a CDS encoding ABC transporter ATP-binding protein produces MNSPLLEIKNLKVAYPVTNYGEDKKTWAVNDVSFNLDKGEIMALVGESGCGKSTLGRSVMRLLPHESTIEGSANFQGKDIFSFDSQAMRKFRGEAVALIFQDPMTRLDPLMTIGDHCIETLKAHQPQLSTKEAKQKALSTLETVKILPERFNQYPHEFSGGMRQRVAIALALLLEPKLIVADEPTTSLDVTIASEILAELTSFCRDREMALLLISHDLAMVGKYCDRIGVMYQGEMVETGKVDDVMYSPHHEYSKSLLDAAFHLHHTTASQPPEAKTTPLLQLKNLKQYYTLEANFIEQILGKKSQTIKAVDDLNLDIKQGEILGLVGESGCGKSTLSRTILQLIRATSGQVQFLDQDLTTLTEKEIRGLRKEIQMIFQDPHACLNPMMTIGESITEPLLIHQMGNKQENRERVEKMLNRVGLNPQEYYNRYPKELSGGQQQRVAIARALITNPKLVICDEPVSMLDATVQAQVLDLILELKAEFNLTYLFITHDLSVAKFLCDRIAVMNGGKIVELEETESIFKNPQHPYTKTLLASAFTLKMRS; encoded by the coding sequence ATGAACTCTCCTTTATTAGAAATTAAAAATCTTAAAGTTGCCTATCCTGTTACCAACTACGGGGAAGATAAAAAAACTTGGGCAGTTAATGATGTGTCTTTTAATTTGGATAAGGGAGAAATTATGGCTTTAGTGGGAGAATCTGGTTGCGGTAAATCTACTTTGGGAAGATCTGTAATGCGACTATTGCCACATGAAAGCACGATCGAAGGTTCAGCAAATTTTCAGGGTAAGGATATATTTAGTTTTGATAGCCAAGCTATGCGCAAATTTCGAGGGGAAGCAGTGGCTTTAATATTTCAAGATCCCATGACGAGATTAGATCCTTTAATGACTATTGGAGATCATTGTATCGAAACTTTGAAAGCCCATCAACCCCAATTATCCACCAAAGAAGCAAAGCAAAAAGCCTTATCTACTCTGGAAACGGTGAAAATACTCCCGGAAAGGTTTAATCAGTATCCCCATGAGTTTAGTGGCGGAATGCGTCAACGGGTGGCGATCGCACTTGCATTATTATTAGAACCTAAGTTGATAGTTGCTGATGAACCTACTACATCTTTAGATGTGACTATTGCTTCAGAAATTTTGGCAGAGTTGACTTCTTTCTGTCGAGATAGAGAGATGGCATTATTGTTGATTTCTCATGATTTAGCTATGGTGGGTAAATATTGCGATCGCATTGGGGTAATGTATCAAGGGGAAATGGTAGAAACCGGAAAAGTTGACGATGTCATGTATTCCCCCCATCACGAGTATTCTAAATCGTTATTAGATGCCGCTTTTCATTTACATCACACCACCGCATCTCAACCCCCTGAAGCAAAGACAACACCTTTATTACAGTTAAAAAATTTAAAACAATACTATACTCTTGAAGCGAATTTTATCGAGCAAATTTTAGGCAAAAAATCCCAAACTATCAAAGCGGTAGATGATCTTAACCTCGATATTAAACAAGGAGAAATATTGGGTTTAGTCGGGGAGTCTGGATGTGGAAAAAGTACTCTCTCTCGCACCATTTTACAACTAATTAGAGCAACTTCGGGACAAGTTCAATTTCTCGATCAAGATTTAACCACTCTTACAGAAAAAGAAATTAGGGGTTTAAGAAAAGAAATACAGATGATTTTCCAAGATCCTCATGCCTGTCTTAATCCCATGATGACTATCGGAGAGTCTATCACAGAACCATTGTTAATTCATCAAATGGGCAATAAACAGGAGAATCGAGAAAGAGTAGAAAAGATGTTAAATCGAGTCGGTTTAAATCCCCAAGAATACTATAACCGTTATCCGAAAGAACTTTCCGGAGGACAACAACAAAGAGTTGCGATCGCAAGAGCATTAATTACTAATCCTAAATTAGTGATATGTGATGAACCTGTAAGTATGTTAGATGCTACAGTACAAGCTCAAGTATTAGATTTAATTTTAGAATTGAAAGCGGAGTTTAATTTAACTTATCTATTTATT
- a CDS encoding folylpolyglutamate synthase/dihydrofolate synthase family protein gives MINNNLSKNLNTLLEPYQKFGISLGLERIKNLLEKLGNPQNKVPIIHVAGTNGKGSVCAYLSSILTQAGYKTGRYTSPHLVNWNERICLNEQPISTEKLRAIIKHISTVIDSLPECPTLFEVVTTAAWLYFAQSQVDVAVMEVGLGGRLDATNVCDKNLASIIISISREHWQRLGNTLTEIATEKAGVMKSQCPVIVGNLPPEAIEVVKNRAKILDCPSIWVESAQKIEKNSDNWAKYQDIEYPLPLAGDIQLQNSAISIATIKILQQKGWHIKLEDIQEGMRKAKWRGRIEWVVWQGQKMLIDGAHNVAAAQVLRQYIDTLHKPIIWVMGMLSTKDHQGIFEALLRPQDQLHLVPVPDHSSTDTNFLSQVAQNVNPSLTKVNTYDDLFIALEKVSSIVDNEKEIIVLCGSLYLLGYFLQYFSP, from the coding sequence ATGATAAATAATAACTTATCAAAAAATCTAAATACTTTATTAGAACCTTATCAAAAATTTGGCATTAGTTTAGGTTTAGAAAGAATCAAAAATTTATTAGAAAAATTAGGTAATCCTCAAAATAAAGTACCCATAATTCATGTGGCAGGAACAAATGGTAAAGGTTCTGTTTGTGCTTATTTATCATCAATTTTAACTCAAGCTGGTTATAAAACGGGACGTTATACTTCCCCTCATTTAGTAAATTGGAATGAAAGAATTTGCTTAAATGAACAACCTATTTCCACAGAAAAATTAAGAGCTATTATTAAACATATTTCTACAGTTATTGACTCCTTACCAGAATGTCCAACTCTGTTTGAAGTGGTAACGACGGCGGCATGGCTTTATTTTGCTCAGTCTCAAGTTGATGTTGCAGTAATGGAAGTTGGTTTAGGAGGCAGACTTGATGCTACTAACGTGTGCGATAAGAACCTTGCTAGTATTATCATATCTATCAGTAGAGAACATTGGCAAAGATTAGGAAACACATTAACAGAAATTGCCACAGAAAAAGCCGGTGTTATGAAATCTCAATGTCCTGTTATAGTTGGTAATTTACCACCAGAAGCGATCGAAGTTGTCAAAAATAGAGCAAAAATCTTAGATTGTCCTAGTATATGGGTAGAATCTGCCCAAAAAATTGAGAAAAATAGTGATAATTGGGCTAAATATCAAGATATTGAGTATCCTTTACCTCTAGCAGGAGATATACAATTACAAAATTCCGCTATCTCGATCGCAACTATAAAAATATTACAGCAAAAAGGATGGCATATCAAACTTGAAGATATACAAGAAGGCATGAGGAAAGCAAAATGGCGAGGGAGAATAGAATGGGTAGTGTGGCAAGGGCAAAAAATGTTAATTGATGGTGCCCATAACGTGGCGGCGGCACAAGTTTTAAGGCAATATATTGATACACTTCATAAACCTATTATTTGGGTAATGGGGATGTTAAGCACGAAAGATCATCAAGGTATTTTTGAGGCTTTACTACGTCCTCAAGATCAATTACACTTAGTACCAGTTCCTGATCATAGCAGTACTGATACAAACTTTCTCTCACAAGTTGCGCAAAATGTCAATCCATCCTTAACAAAAGTTAACACTTATGATGACTTATTCATCGCCCTAGAAAAAGTTAGCTCGATCGTGGATAATGAAAAGGAAATTATAGTACTATGTGGTTCGTTATATTTGTTAGGCTATTTTTTACAATATTTTTCTCCATAA